Genomic DNA from Myxococcus stipitatus:
AGCTGAATGTCGTGGGTTCGAGTCCCATTTCCCGCTCCAAACGTTGTAGTCCACAGCATCGCCAAGCCCTGATAGCTCAGTTGGCAGAGCGCATCCTTGGTAAGGATGAGGTCACCAGTTCAATCCTGGTTCAGGGCTCCATTTTTTAGAGGAGTGTCATGGCCAAGGAGAAGTTCGAGCGTAACAAGCCCCACGTGAACATCGGCACGATCGGACACGTGGACCACGGCAAGACGTCGCTGACGGCGGCCATCACGAAGGTGCTGGCGAAGACGGGCGGCGCC
This window encodes:
- a CDS encoding GTP-binding protein — its product is MAKEKFERNKPHVNIGTIGHVDHGKTSLTAAITKVLAKTGGA